One genomic region from Uloborus diversus isolate 005 chromosome 2, Udiv.v.3.1, whole genome shotgun sequence encodes:
- the LOC129215989 gene encoding pantetheinase-like has translation MAAYLELLMFAIIITSSCGTDGWFKVAVFEHARQGDSTPESAQSVISTNLDFYKRAATVAKAKATELIVYPEYGIFAPQPTRAEIREFLESIPDPEVNRTNPCNEPERYQSRPILYTLSCIAEQNRLIVVANMGEITHCDNNPECPDDGAFHLNTNVVFDKDGTLIFRYHKEHLFFELALDLPKENHNPVFTTELGTFATFIAFDLVFKKAAEVARRPDVDAVLCSTYWINSFSLHTSIQFWESWAIGNKATFLAANVQAPGYLAVGSGIFKGKNGSLAYTLYPDGISKLLVAEISRKSASNVHRRPLESSVTLITKDGSYDWQGDGKDLPKECDDIKQGKKKDNSKEFQCFKESLEKYSLIKLSQPKGHAQACNNQMCCSVNYVTSGLKSNFYLAVFNGTHNSFDRYFWVEENCFLARCDILDGERCDFQTKSKTRFHSLHLTANFTTSYVYPSVMSSGSRLVPVHKWNITEYLNTQSINFYSLQGLELLVASFKGRCYDRDPPYVR, from the exons ATGGCCGCGTATTTGGAGTTGCTTATGTTTGCAATTATAATCACATCGTCTTGCGGAACAGATGGTTGGTTTAAAGTTGCTGTGTTTGAGCATGCTCGTCAAGGAGATTCAACTCCAGAGTCAGCACAAAGTGTTATCAGCACTAATCTAGATTTTTATAAAAGAGCAGCAACTGTGGCCAAGGCAAAGGCAA CTGAGCTAATTGTGTATCCAGAATATGGGATTTTCGCACCCCAACCTACGCGAGCTGAAATACGGGAATTCCTAGAAAGTATTCCAGATCCTGAAGTAAACCGTACAAATCCTTGTAATGAGCCAGAGAGGTACCAGAGCCGTCCCATACTATACACACTCAGTTGCATAGCAGAACAAAATCGCCTGATAGTCGTAGCAAATATGGGAGAAATTACACATTGCGACAATAACCCAGAATGTCCAGATGACGGAGCTTTCCACCTAAATACAAATGTTGTTTTCGACAAGGATGGAACTCTTATTTTTCGCTATCATAAAGAACATTTATTCTTCGAACTTGCTTTGGATCTTCCCAAAGAAAATCATAATCCAGTATTCACAACTGAATTGGGAACGTTCGCTACTTTCATAGCTTTTGATTTGGTGTTTAAAAAAGCCGCTGAAGTTGCTCGACGACCAGACGTGGATGCAGTCCTCTGCTCCACCTACTGGATAAATTCATTCTCATTGCACACATCCATACAGTTCTGGGAATCGTGGGCCATTGGAAATAAGGCTACATTTCTCGCTGCCAATGTTCAGGCTCCAGGTTATTTGGCCGTGGGAAGTGGaatattcaaaggaaaaaatggatCATTAGCATACACCCTATACCCTGATGGAATATCAAAACTTTTAGTGGcagaaatttcaagaaaatcagcCAGCAATGTGCACCGAAGACCACTCGAATCTAGTGTGACACTTATAACAAAAGATGGGTCTTATGATTGGCAAGGTGATGGAAAAGATCTCCCGAAGGAGTGCGATGACataaaacaaggtaagaaaaaggATAATAGCAAGGAATTCCAGTGTTTCAAAGAAAGCCTGGAGAAGTATTCATTGATTAAACTGTCCCAACCAAAAGGTCATGCTCAAGCCTGCAACAACCAAATGTGCTGTTCTGTGAATTATGTAACTAGtggtttaaaaagtaatttttatctgGCTGTCTTTAACGGTACACATAACTCTTTCGATCGATACTTTTGGGTTGAAGAAAACTGCTTCCTCGCAAGATGTGATATTTTAGACGGAGAACGCTGTGATTTTCAGACCAAATCCAAGACCCGTTTTCACAGCCTTCACCTGACAGCGAACTTTACAACATCATATGTTTATCCATCAGTGATGAGTAGTGGTTCAAGGCTAGTGCCGGTGCACAAATGGAATATAACTGAATACTTAAATACACAATCCATCAACTTTTATAGTTTACAGGGATTGGAGCTCCTTGTAGCCAGCTTCAAAGGTCGATGTTACGATAGAGATCCACCCTATGTGCGATAG